The DNA window ACGACGTCGACGTCGATAGCGACCTGCTGACCGACTTCTGGGCGCTGGTACTCGTCGTCAACATCGCTGTCTTCGTGTACGCGCTCGCGGCCTTGTTCTTGGTCTTCGAGGGCGAAACGGCGTACGCGACGTACCTATTCGCTGGCGGACTCGTGCTCACTGGATTTGGAATGCACCGGTACCGAGCGTTCAAGAACAGGGACGATTCGGCTGCGACGACCGAAGAAAGCGCAGACGAAACCTCGTCGGAAACCGAACCGGCCGATAGCCCCGGGTCCGACGCCGATGAAAGCACAGATGCTGATGACGCCGACGATGCGAACGACGCCGACGACGGTAGTGACCCTGACGATGCCAACGACGCCGACGATGCTGACGACGGTAGTAACCCCGACGATACGACCGACGATTCCTAATCACCGTGTGGTATAGCGGTGTCCTTGTTTCGTGACTCAGCACCCACAACAGGTGCCCCTTCAGACGCTGTCGACCACCCCAGTGTGTGGAGGCGAAACTACTTCATGAGTGGTCACCCAACGACTACTACCGGACGTTCACGACCGAACATGAAATCCGTCCAAGATGACACCGGCAAACGGTACCTGCTTCTCAAACGGTCCGAACACGCGAGTCTGGTCCGTGACCCAGAGAACGGCAACGAATGCTACG is part of the Natronorubrum sediminis genome and encodes:
- a CDS encoding DUF7322 domain-containing protein, giving the protein MAPDRSEDEPEEYDPEAEFRDPDSDSLTIPEVSTEHAGSTLRSDLQSEIEDDATETPDASLDDVDVDSDLLTDFWALVLVVNIAVFVYALAALFLVFEGETAYATYLFAGGLVLTGFGMHRYRAFKNRDDSAATTEESADETSSETEPADSPGSDADESTDADDADDANDADDGSDPDDANDADDADDGSNPDDTTDDS